In Pan paniscus chromosome 1, NHGRI_mPanPan1-v2.0_pri, whole genome shotgun sequence, the DNA window acctgtaatcccagcactttgggaggtcaaggcgggcggatcatttgaggtcaggaatttgaaatcagcctgaccaacatggtgaaaccctgtctttactaaaaatacaaaaattagccgggtgtggtggcacgcgcctgtaaccccagctactcgggaggctgaggcaggagaatgacttgaacctgggaggcggaggttgcagtgagctgagatcacgccactgcactccagcctgggtgacagagtgaaactctgtcttgggaaaaaaaaaaaaaaacatggtgaTAGCATCATGGGAGGAATGTTTCTAACCAAGAAACACAAAGATGATTCCCTGGGATTTCGGCTCCTGGTAGCACTAGAGGAATAGGAGAAGGGGGTGGTCTCAGTGTAGACTGGACTGATCATGGCTATCAAGGAGAAAGGGAGTTACTGTTACTTAATAAGTGTTGAGAGATGCGTGAGTGGAACCCAGAGACCCTGGGGTCACCACCTTGTGCTATTGTATTAATCAGCATTCTTTCGATTGTCGGTGAAAGAAATTCCACTCAAGTTAGGCTTGGCAAAATAAGGCATACAAAACTATAAGTTTAGATGCAGGAAACAGGGTCTGCAACATTATCAGAACTTCTGTCTCTCATCTCTGTTTCTTCCCTGCCTCGTCTTCCTTTAATTTCGTTTCAGAAGATCCCAGAGAAGGACTCTGACTGGCTCACCTGGGTGGAACTCCTATCCCTGGATTCTTCAGGCTTTCATTTGACCCACATGGTTAAGCTGGGAGAGACAGAGTCCAAAGAGAGGCGGAGAAGGGCTATTCTGGGCAGAACAAACAATTGATGACTTTATGGCTCTGTGGTCTGGGCAGAACTGCATAACCCTAGATCACCAAAGCTGAGAGCCTTTAGGAGTGAggatttgggccaggcatggtggctcacgcctgtaatcccagcactttgggaggccgaggtgggtggatcacaaggtcaggagatcaagaccaacctgaccaacatggtgaaaccccatctttactaaaaatacaaaaattagctgacgtgatgcatgcacctgtaatcccagctactcaggaggctgaggcaggagaatctcttgaacccgagaggtggaggttgcggtgagccgagattgcgccactgcactccagcctaggcgacagagcgagactccatctcaagaaaaaaaaaaaaaaaaaaaaaaggatttgggtCACCCCAGGCTGAAGGCCAGGGGAACCTGAAGTGGATAAGGGAAGGGAGAAGACTTAGGCCACAGGATCTGATGTAGAAATGGGGCTGACGTCTCCACCTGTATTTTCTTAGCTGGAGGAGTGTGCAAAGTTTGAATTACTTCTGCCTTCTCCttatttccttttccctcttAAAATAGTCATCATAATCATAAAAATTTCTTTTCCGTTTTCTCTTTTTGCATATAGGATTTCTTGGTGTGATTTAATTTGCCAATTAGTCTCTAGGTTGCAGAATGGTGACTTGGAATCAAATTGAAACTGGAAGAGGGCACCTCATATATTAGGGTCAGCAATTACTGAACTCTGTTCTCTTTTATTCCAAACAGGGCCCCCAACTTCACATTTCCCCAGGATGCAAAAGAGTGAGGGGGATCAAGCTTCAGTAGAGTGGAGCTCTGAGAAGAATCCACTGGAGTTTGGAACCCAAGACCCTTTTTTATCACGCTGTTCCTCCTCACCTGGGCAAAAGCACTGGTACCCACTTCACGGCATCATGGGTGGGCTCTGTGTCCTGCAGAGAGCCCCCGTCCTGGGTACAGGACATCAGCCCTGAGCCCTGTCCCAGGCTTggatcttctttctctctctctctctctttttttttttgagatggagtcccactctgttgcccagactggagtgcagtggtgcagtcttggctcactgcaacctccacctcccaggttcaagcgattctcctgcctcagcctcccaagtagctgggattacaggcgcctgacaccaagcccggctaatttttgtatttttagtaaaggtggggtttcaccatgttggccaggctggtctcgaactcctgacctcaggttatccgcccgcctcggcctcccaaagtgctggggttacaggcgtgagccaccgcacccggcctcagtgACTTTAGTCAAGTAAGCACAAAAAGGAATATATAATTCCAAattgtgataaatgctatgaagaaaaggaATGTGCTCTGACATAAAGGGGGGAACGAATGTGATCTAGGGAGTCAGAGATCTCTCCGAGAAGAGATCTGAAATAGGAGTAAGTCGAGAGGGGGAAGAGAATGCTAGACCGAGGGAACAGTGCGTGCCAAAGCCGCGTGGCGGAAAGGGGCGTGCGGGAGGGTAACTGCGGAGAGGGAGGGTAGAGGACGAAGCCGGAGAGGCAGACGAAGGGCAGGACGCACAGAGCCCCGCGGCTGCCGCCTTAGGGTTTGTCCCGGCGGTGGGGAAGCCATTGAGGACTTTAACGCCGGAAGGTGGTGACTAATCAGATTTCACTTGAAAATGGCACGGTGTCTGCAGCGAGGCTAACTGATGGGAAGGGCCCAGCGAATGCCAATGGGAGAGAGCACCGGACCTGGAAGGCCTGGGTCAACGCGGCCCCGCGCGGGGGCGAAGCGGTTCCGGCGCAGGGGCCTGGCGCGCGGCTCCGCGGAAAACCGAACCGGCCCACGTGGGACCGGCAGCTCCGCCCAGCTGCGCAGACGCCGCCTGACTCCGCAGTCCGGGCCTGGGGCTGGGCGCGCTGCCCGGGATCCCCGCACCCACGCCTGGACCGCGGAGACGCCCAGGCCGAGGAACCCCCAGCCCAGGGACTAGACACCACCAGGGCCGGGCGGAGCCAGAGCCAGACGCGCCGGAGCGGGCGCCTCTACGCCGTGAGTCCGAGGCGGGGGCGCGGGGGCGGGGGGGCTTGGGGCCCAGCCGCGGGAAGCGGGGAGTCACAGCGGCCTCCTTCGAGGAGACTAGGgaaggatggtctctgtctcctggggtGGTCTCTCACTCCCGCAAGGCCAGAAAAGGAGGCTGCCTCCTGTTTGGGCGGAGACCTAGTCTTGGTGTGTCGGGGTTCCCATTTTACTATCTCTGAGAACCCTGTGATCCCTAgcgccacccccaccccatcccagctTCTTCACGGCCCCATCCAagtataggaaaaataaaaaattggggcGAGGGGAGATCTCTAGGCACCTTCCCACAAGCCTTGCTTAGAGGGCGATTAGAAAGGAACTGTTCTTACACCCTTCTCCCCAGGACTTCTGCCCattgctgggggtggggagggtccATGCCACGTATGGAGCGCCTTCCAGTGCCGGCTCCACTTACAATATCCTTCCTCTTCATGCTCTTCAATTGTTCTAATCCCAGTGCTGTTTGGTCAGTAGAATCCCTTTATCAGTTCAAACCCTAATTTTGGTTAGAAGCAGGTTATGGAGGAGAGAAGAGTGGTGTGGTATGCCCTCCCTCCAGGGCCTCAGGATGGAGCAAGCTAGGGACGGGGACGCAAGATAGTGGCCGTGTTCCAGAGGCATTGGGAGGGAACGGGGCAGGCTCAGAAGAAAAGCTTGTCACTGGGGAAGGCGGGGCTCCCTGGCTGGGGTAGGAAAGGGAACCAAACCCAGCTCTTCCAGAACCCAGCTCTTCCAGCCCTGGGGAGTCGAGAGTGGATTTCTGAGCATGGAAATTCACTGCAGTCTCTTCTCCCATTCACTCACTTAGCAAGTACCTGTATGCACAGACAGCCTGGTTCAGGGCTCTATGCTGGCTGACTCTGGTGAATATGATGGAGGATATATACAGGAAGTCCAAGCCAGATTACAAACTGCTATTACAAGATCATTACCACAAACCAAAAATGCCAGTTGAATAGACATTCACTGATCGTCGACCATGTATGCCAGGGACGGATGCAAAGTTGGATAAGACAGTGTATACCCAGCGCAGTGGGGACCCAGAGGAAGGCATAACTAACCATGCTTGTTTATGTAATATTGATTGGGGCAGTATTAAGACGGCTTCAGAGACATGGGGACATGGAAACATGGGGATATTACAGCTAATTTTGAAGTACAAAAAGGAATTTGCTGGGTGGAGAAGGGAGGAGCtttgagggaggggagaggaaggataTTGTAGGCCAAAGGAATACTGTAAGAAGAACAATGGTATGTTTTGAGATCTCTGGGCAGTTTGctatgatgggaggggcagaGTGGCAAGAGGCAGGTATGGAGGGGTGAGCAGGAGCCAGATCAAACAGGGTGTTGTAGGCCAGGTAGAGGTTTAGCAGGAATTCAGGGAGGGCATTAGGAGTGGTGACAagtgaaatttacatttttaactggAGGCAGAGAGATCAGTGAAAAGGCCGAGGCAATAATCCAGGTCAGAAATGGCCTGGAAGAGGAAGAATGGTCAGAATGTGGTTATTAATGAGATGGGAGAAGGAAGGATAGTGAGGAGCCCaggattctctcagctttccggATGGAGTACAGAGCCATCTTGCTGAGGATACTGAAGGAGAGCTTGTTTGGTTGTGTAGAATTTTGGCGGGGGGGCGGTGGTGGAGGGGGatgatgtcactctgtcacccaggctggagtacagtggcgcaatctcggctcactgcaacctctgcctcctgggttcaagtgattcccctgcctcagcctcccaaatagctgggattacaggtgcctgtcaccatgcctggctaatttttgtatttttagtagagatggggtttcaccatgttggccagtctagtctcgaactcctgacctcaggtgatctgcctgcctcggcctcccaaagtgctgggattacaggtatgagccaccatgcctggactggTTATGTAGAATTTGAGGAGCCTATGGTTGGTTGCAGGGTTGGATAGCAGTTGGATCTGGGCTGAAGACAGATCTGAGAGTCACCAGCATATGATGGTCCTTGAAGCTACAGCAGAGAATGAGGTCCTCTGGAGAGAAATGCACAAAATCAGAAGACAGCCTGGCTCAGGACGGAGGAAAACCCTCTGCAGGAGACTGAGAATGAACAGGTAGACAGGGAGGATGAAAACCACGAAGGGAAGTGTTACCAGAGTCAAGAGAAAGGGCTTGACAGGGAGTGGCCAGGCTCTTGCTTGCAGCCTTGTCCCTGCAGCTAAGTTGCCCTGACTTCAGGCACCCCACCCTGTCCTACTGTGACTCGGTCTCCTGCTTTCCCTTTACAGACTAGATGTTCGCCATCCAGCCAGGGCTAGCTGAGGGGGGCCAATTCCTGGGGGACCCACCTCCTGGAGTATGTCAGCCCGAGCTCCAACCAGACAGCAACTCCAACTTCATGGCAAGTGCCAAGGATGCTAACGAGAATTGGCATGGGATGCCAGGCAGAGTGGAACCTATCCTGAGGAGGAGCTCCTCTGAGTCACCCTCTGACAACCAAGCCTTCCAGGCCCCTGGATCCCCTGAGGAAGGGGTGCGCAGCCCCCCAGAGGGGGCAGAGATTCCCAGGGCTGAGCCTGAGAAGATGGGTGGTGCTGGCACAGTCtgctcccctctggaggacaacGGCTATGCCAGCAGTTCCCTGAGCATTGACAGCCGTAGCAGCAGTCCTGAGCCTGCCTGTGGGACCCCGCGAGGCCCTGGCCCTCCCGATCCCCTTCTGCCCTCAGTGGCCCAGGCTGTGCAGCACTTACAAGTCCAGGAGCGCTACAAAGAGCAGGAGAAGGAAAAGCACCACGTGCACTTGGTGATGTACCGTCGCCTGGCACTGCTCCAGTGGATCCGGGGCCTGCAGCATCAGTTGATTGACCAGCAGGCCCGACTGCAGGAGAGCTTCGACACCATCCTAGACAACCGGAAGGAGCTTATTCGCTGTCTCCAGCAGAGGGCAGCACCATCCAGGCCCCAGGACCAGGCCTAAGGGTGTGCCTCCACAAGTGTGCaagggtatatgtatatatttgcaggCATGTGTGAGGCGCACTAGTAAGTACATAATTTGCTGGCATGATTGCAGGTAGGCATGAGTGTGTATGTGCTAACATGTAGGCTGGTGTGTGTAGGCATGTGTGAATAAGCATGTATAAATGAGCTTAAGTGtgctgtgtgcacatgtgtacacacagctAATTTATCTGCAGACCTATATGTGAGCATGTAagagtgaacatatgtgtgtgtgtgtagtatgtaAGAATGAGGAActctgtatgtgcatgtgtagaCAGGTACCCAGCAGTGTGTGTATATGCGCATGAGTGAGGATGTATAGGCAGAAGATGTGTGTGTCTATGAGTGAGTTTGAGTGTGCAGGCTTGTATTAGGTGTATGTGAGGAAGCCCTTGTGTGTGCAGGGGTGCACATGTTTGGCCACAGGCATGGGAGGTGTATGTTAGGAGCATGTGTGTTTGTAGGCAGACTCATGAGCAGGTGTGTGCAAATATATATCCAGCTGCACTGTGGGTGTCCACCCACACCTTGTGTTCCTCATGGCCTACCCCAGCCTTTCTTCTCCACTGGGTCCCACTGTTCCCTGGAGACAGAGGGCTAGCATGCTGTCATTTATCTGAAGGTTGTGGCTGACCCATTCTCCTGAGATTTCCCAGGCcacctctcctttccctttccctcactTAACCCAGACTTGCTCAGCTGAGGCTATTGTCCCTGATGTTGGCTTTACTTGTAGGAGGTTTAGTGGCTGCTCTGGCCTGCCATGGAATTTTGGCTGCAATTTTGGCAGTGTGTGGAGAACTGGTATCAGGAAGGAGAACCAGGAGTagtgatgaagatgatggtggGGATGGGGACAGAGGACATAGGGGACTGTCCCTCTTGAACTCTGCCTTTGGGCACATGGGAGATGGGGACAGGAAAGATGATAACAGTGGAACCCTGTGAAGAATAGGAGAATGGGAATTCTAAAATACCAGTTCCCAAACAAACCATCTCTCCATTGGAAAAGGAGCTGTTGCAAACCCTGTTTATTTAAGCTTCTGATGAAAAGCAATGTATGTTTATAAGCTTGCAAGTAACAGACAAGATGTTCCAAGGCCGATGAGGAAAATATCGCTTCCCTGTCTCTGCCTCTACCTTGCTGTGCCTCTCTGGCTTTAGCAGCATTGGATGTTGAATTGGTTTGGTTCATTTCTCTGAAGTCGGACTGTCAGGAGGAGCCAGAGGTTGGCTTTCTGGGATGTGAAGGGGACGGTGTCAGCCTAAGCCTCTGGAAATGCTTAGGATGCTGAATTTTAACCCCTTCTTTCACTGCATGGCCCTTCAAACAGGGATTGGCAGGCTCCGTGAGTTACAGAGTGGGTGAGTCTTGGAGAGAACCAATGACTAAGGTAGCTTAGCTCTCTGCTTTGTTCTTGGGAGCCAAGAGAATGCAAGATCCTGGTGGGTGAGCAGTGGTATGAAGAGGGGACACTGGTGGGTGAACAGTGGCATGGAAGTCACTGATGCAGCCTCTGGCCCTCAGTCTCCCTATCGGCAAAGTGGGGGGCTCTTCCTATCTCTAAAGAGTTTCATCCCTGACAGGTGGATGGATGAAAGATCCAGAgagtgggggtgaggggtgggccCTGAAGACTTTTTGTCTGTAGCTCTTGCATATTGAGTGTATAAACCCGGCTTCTGGACCAACCCAAGATGAATAAACTGGGGCAGAGAATTACATTTCTTGAGTATGTGTTTTTCTTCTACCTGTTGTCTGATGGCCTCTTTTTCATACCATCTGAGCTCCCCTTTTGAGTAGGGTCCTGGACTAGGAGCTAGGGAGGTGGTTTTGGGGAAAGACACTGAAGAATTTAGACTGCTGTGCCTGGCGATCCAATGGGGTGGAGAAGTCTCTCAGGGGCCATCCAGTGTGACAGAGGAGACTTGACTTCTACACTGAGAGCCCCATATGGGATTGTCCTTGTCCTGTGTCACCTTTGGGCCTAAATGAATTGCGAGGGACACATACCATATACACTCGTACATACTCAACTGTACcctgggcagggcatggtggctcacacctgtaatcctagcactttgggaggctgagatgggtggatcacctgaggtcaggagttcaagaccagcctggccaacatggtgcctgtctctactaaaaatacaaaaattagccagacgtggggacgggtgcctgtaatcccagctactcagtaggctgaggcaggagagtcgcttgaacctgggaggcagaggttgcagtgggcagagatcgtgccactgcattccagtccgggcaacaagagggaaactccatctcaaaaaaccaaataaaacaaaaaataaaacaccaagtACCCTGGTGTCATCACTTCCCTGAAGGGTGCTATGACTATGACTATGATTTCGGGTCCTTAGATGGTTTTGACACACATGTAGTTATAACATACAGTCATCCTTTGTTATCtgaggggattggttccaggatccccagggataccaaaattcacaaatctgaaatactgtattttatttttatttgatttgattctttatttttggagacagcgtCTCCAAGATACGCCCAAGCTAGagcgtagtggtgcaatcatagctcactgtacccttgaacttctgggctcaagtgatcctcccaccttagcctctgagtagctgggactacaggcacacaccaccacacccagctaattcttaagtttttttgtagtgatggcttcttgctatattgcccaggctggtctcaagctcctggcttcaagccatcctcccacctgagcctcccaaagtgctgggattacaggtgtgagccactgcgcctggccaacatttttattttattttattttattttattattattttttgagacggagtctcactgtgttgcccaagctggagtgcagtggtgcgatctcggctcactgcaagctccgccttccaggttcacaccattctcctgcctaagcctcccgagtaggtgggactagaggcgcccgccactgcgcccagctaattttttgtatttttagtagagacggggtttcactgtggtctcaatctcctgacctcgtgatccgcccgcctcggcctcccaaagtgctgggagccaccgtgcccggcaacatatttattttaaacctcACAAAGTATACTTCTCACTGAAACAGTTAATAATTCTTGTCATCTCCACACTTGACACTTAAACAGAAATAGTATTGAACCAATTT includes these proteins:
- the C1H1orf216 gene encoding UPF0500 protein C1orf216 homolog, which codes for MFAIQPGLAEGGQFLGDPPPGVCQPELQPDSNSNFMASAKDANENWHGMPGRVEPILRRSSSESPSDNQAFQAPGSPEEGVRSPPEGAEIPRAEPEKMGGAGTVCSPLEDNGYASSSLSIDSRSSSPEPACGTPRGPGPPDPLLPSVAQAVQHLQVQERYKEQEKEKHHVHLVMYRRLALLQWIRGLQHQLIDQQARLQESFDTILDNRKELIRCLQQRAAPSRPQDQA